GCACGACGTCGATCTGCTCCTCGTGCGCCTTGGCTGTAGACGTAGCGTTCCAGTCGCTGCGGTTCGGGCGGTCGTCCCGGTTCTGCCGCGCCGGACGGGCGTCACGGTCGAAACGGGGGCGCTCGGTGCGGTCGGAACCACCACGGCGGTCGTCACGAGCCGGGCGCGCGTCACGGTCGAAGCGATCGGTGCGTGTCGGACGAGCTTCACGGTCGAAACGGCCGCCGCGCTCGGGGCGCGCATCGCGGTCGAAACGAGGGCGCTCGCTGCGCTCGAAACCACCACGACGGTCATCGCGCGCGGGACGGGCATCGCGGTCGGCGCGTCCGTATCCGCCGCGGTCGTCACGCGCCGGACGCGCGTCGCGGTCGAAGCGGCCAGGCCGGGCGTCGCGGTCGAAGCGATCGTTCCGACCGTATCCGCCGCGGTCGTCACGCGCCGGACGCGCGTCACGCTCGAACCCGCCACGACGGTCGAAACCGCCGCGATCGTTGCGGTCGTCGCGGTCGAAACGGGCGTGACCGCCGCGGTCATCGCGGGCGGGGCGGGCATCCCTGCCGTACCGGTCGTCGCGCGACGGGCGCGCATCGCGGTCGAAGCGGTCGCGCCGCTCGTAACCGCCACGGTCATCGCGGGCGGGGCGGGCATCCCGGCCGAACCGTTCGTTGCGGTCGAAGCCGCGACCACCCTGGCGGTCGTCGCGGTCGCCCCGGTGATGCGGCGCCTCGCGGCGTCCCGACTCGGCGCGGTTGCGGATCGAGCGGGCCTCGTCCCGACCGGCGCGCTGCGTGTCCGACCAGCGTCCCTTCGGCGCCGATCCCTCGGCGTCGGCGGGGCGATAGCCCCGGTGCTTCGGGCTGACGCTGCCGGGGCGGCGGTCGCCACGGGCGTCTGACGAGAACGAGCGGCGCTCCGCGCCATCCGTCCGACGGTCGCCGTCTCGCGACGGGCGTCCGCCGGAGTGGCGCTCGTGGAACGACGGGCCGCTCTTCGCGTACCGCGGCTCGAAGTTGCGCGACGGGCGTCCGCCCTTGGGCTTGCCATTCTTGGGCATGGTGTTTCCTGACTGTCTCTGACACGAGAACAGCGTCCGCTCCGCGGGCACAGAGATCAGCGCGCGTGGGACATACCCGGGCATTCGTCGGCCGGGGCCATTCATGTGATGGTTATGAACCATCGGCCCCTGAGCTCACAATGAGCATGAGTGGTGCTCGGAAGAACCGCGTGACGCGGGTGCTCGAAGCCGACTGCATCCACGATACCGGGGTTTGCTGAGAGACTGCCCGCCGTACGATGACCTCATGCTTCTTGACGATGTGATCGGGTCCCCCACCGGCATCCAGATCCACCTGCGACGCGGAGAGGTGACGGCGCAGATCGCCCAGGTCGGCGCCTCCCTTCGTCACCTGACGGTGGGCGGCGTCGAGATCGTGCCGCCCTACCCGGCCGACCAGCCGACACCGTCGTGCTCCGGGGTCGTGCTGGCCCCCTGGCCGAACCGCATCCGCGACGGCGTGTGGCAGGACGGCGACACCGAGCGCACCCTCGCGGTCAGCGAGCCGAAGTTCCGCAACGCGAGCCACGGACTGCTGCGCTACACCGCGTACGAGATCGCCGATCACACTGACGAGTCGGTCACGCTCGTCGCGAAGGTCGTGCCGCAGACCGGGTACCCGTACCTCGTCGCGACGTCGGTGACGTACGCGCTGACGGATGCCGGGATCGACGTCACGCACACCCTCACCAACCATTCACCCGACCCCGCACCGGTCGCGCTCGGCACGCACCCGTTCTTCGCCATCGACGGCGTCGACGCCCGCGATCTGGTGTTGGCACTGCCGGCGGAGACGTACTTCGAGACCGACGACCGGATGCTGCCCGTCGGCGAGAGCCCGGTCTCGTCGGCAACCGACCTTCGCTACGGTCGCCGACTCGGAGAGGTGCAGCTCGACACCGGGTACGCGAACCTGCACCGAGATGCCGACGGGTTGGTGCGCACCACGCTCACCGCACCGGATGGCCGCACTGTGACCCTGCAGCAGGGTGCCGGCTTCGACTATGTTCAGGCCTTCACGACCGACAAGTATCCCGGACAGCCGCTCGCCGTGGCGATCGAGCCGATGACGGCCCCCGCCGACGCCTTCAACTCGGGTCGCGGGCTGCGCCGGCTCGCGGAAGGCGAGTCGTGGACGCTGCAGTGGGGCATCCGCTTCGCCTGAATATCCGGACTTCACACGAAACGCAGGAGCCGATCGGACGGATCGCCCTGCGTTTCGTGTGAGGTCCTGCGTTTCGCGAGACGTCGGAGGCGGCTCAGACGTCGTTCGCGGGCGGCAGGCCGCGTGAGCGCAGCTCGCGACGGGTCGGGTGATGCTCCGCCGCGACCGACGTGGCGAAGACGGATGCCGCGGCCGCAGCGGCAGAGGCTGCAGCCGCCGCCGCGGACGCAGCAGCTGCCGCGGCCATCATCGAGTCGGATGGCCGGTTCTCGTCGGGCACCATGACGGTGGCGGGAGCGGCCGGATGCTCGGATCGTGCCTCCGTCGCCGTTGCCGTTGCCGGAGCGCCGGCAGGCGCCGCGATCGCCGGATCGGCCGACGACGTCGCGGCAGCCGCGGGCGCCGGACCCGCCGCCGCGCCGCTGTCTCCCGGCACCGGTCCTCGCGGGTCGTCGCTGCCCGGGCCGAATCCCGGATCGTCGCCGTCGCGTCGCGCCGCCCGCTTCGCGTGCCGGCGCTCCTTGGCCCCCTCCACGAGGTTGTAGAGCGTCGGCAGCACGATGAGCGTGAGCACGGTCGACGACACGAGACCGCCGATCACCACGATCGCGAGCGGCTGCGAGATGAACCCGCCGTGCCCGGTGATGCCCAGCGCCATCGGGGTGAGCGCGAAGATCGTCGCGAGGGCCGTCATGAGGATCGGTCGCAGACGCTTCTCGCCTCCCGCCATCACCGCCTCGGGTGTCGTGAGCCCCTTCGCCCGGTACTGGTTGACGAGGTCGACGAGCACGATCGCGTTCGTCACCACGATTCCGATCAGCATCAGCACGCCGATCAGCGACGCGACGCCGAGCGGAACGCCCGTGACGATCTGCAGCAGGATCGCCCCGGTCGCCGCGAACGGCACCGACACGAGCAGCAGCAGCGGCTGTCGCAGCGACTTGAACGTCGCCACCATCACGACGTACACGATGAGGATCGCCGCGAGCATCGCGAGCCCGAGCTGCGAGAACGACTCGGCCTGCTGCTCGGCGACGCCGCCGACCTCGGCGCGGGCGCCGTCGGGCAGGTCGACCGCGTCGAGTGCCGCGGTCACCGATGCAGTGGCGACGGCGAGGTCGTCGGATGCCGGCGGCACGGTGATCGTGGCGGTGCGGCGTCCCTGCTCGGTGGAGATCGAGGTGGGGCCCTCGCGCTGCTCGACGGTGGCGAGCTGCTCGAGCGGCACCGGTCCCGTCGCGGTGGGGATCGAGAGCTGCTTCAGCGCGTCGACGGACGTCGGCGGCTCGGGGTCGACGAGGTACACCGTGAGCGCACTGTCGTCGACCTCGACCGAGCCGATCTGCTGCGGACGCATCGTGCCCGACACGATCGAGCCGACCGCGACCTCCGAGAGGCCGCGCGCGGCGGCCGCCTTACGATCGACGATCACGGCGATGTACGGCAGCGAGGCCGACAGGTTGTTCGTCACCTGCCCGATGCCGTCTCGTCCGTCGAGCTCCTTCATGAGCGCGTCGGTGCCGGTCTGCAGGTCGTCGGCGTTCGGCGCCGTCACGGTGACCTCGATGTCGCTCGAGCCGAACCCGCCGCCGGTCGCCGCGACGGTGATCTCACCGGCGCCGTCGAGGTCGTCGACCTTCTTCTGCACCTCGGCCCGCAGCTGCTCCTGGTCGGCGTCGTCGCTCGTCTGGATCGAGTACGTGATGCCCGCCCCGCCCGAGAACGCGTCGCGCAGGGGCGAGCCGCTCGATCCGATCGACGCCTGCACGTGCGTGATCCCGTCGATGCCGTCCAGCGCCTGCTCGACCTTCTTCGCCGCCTCGGACTTCGCCTCGAGGCTCGCGGTCTGGCCGATGTCCTGCGTGACGGTCATGGTGTTCTGGCCGGAGTCGCTGAGGAAGTTGATCTTCATCAGCGGCGCCGCGGCGAGCGTGCCCGCGAGCACGAGCACGGCGAGCACGACGGTGACGACGGAGTGCTTCAGCGTCCAGCCGAGGATCGGCCGGTACATCCGCTGCAGCGGCGTGGGCGGGGCATCCGGATGCTCCGGATCGATCCGCGAGCCGTCCGCACCGACGAGCGGCTTGCCCGGACGCAGGAACCAGTACGCCAGAACAGGCACGATCGTCAGCGCGACGAGCAGCGAGGCGACCATCGCGATCGTCACGGTCATCGCGAAGGGGCGGAACAGCTCGCCGACCATGTCGCCGACGAACACGATCGGCAGGAACACCGCGACGGTGGTGATCGTCGAGGCGGTGATGGCGGATGCCACCTCGCGCACGGCGAGACGGATCGCGGCGCCCTTGTCGGCGCCCTCGACGTAGTGGCGCTTGATGTTCTCGATCACCACGATCGAGTCGTCGACGACGCGGCCGATCGCGATGGTCAGCGCTCCGAGGGTGAGCACGTTGAGCGAGTAGCCGAACGCCTGCAGCCCGATGAAGGTGATCAGCACGCTGGTGGGGATCGAGATCGCGGTCACCAGCGTCGAGCGGATCGACAGCAGGAAGACGAGGATCACGATCACGGCGAAGGCGAGGCCCAGAAGCCCCTCGGTGGCGAGTGTCTCGATCGACTGCTGGATGTAGGGCGCCTGGTCGAAGATCACGGTGAACTCGGCATCCGGGAACGTGTCGCCGAGCTCGTCGAGCGCCGCCAGCACGCCCTGCGAGACCTCCACGGTGTTCGCGGCGGGCAGCTTGGTGACGGCGATCGAGAGCGCGTCCTCACCGTCTACGCGCGAGATCGACGTGACCGGGTCGGAGACCTGCGCGACCTCGGCGACCTCGCCGATCGTGAGCTCCGTGCCGCTCAGCGGCAGCGCCGCGACATCCGCGGCCGACGTGAGCTTCGCACCCGACTGCACCGTGAGCGTCTCGTCGCCCTCGGTGATGTCGCCGCCGGGCAGCAGCACTCCGTTCTGCTCGAGCGCCTGACTGATCGACTGGGTCGTCTGGCCCGCGGCGAACAGCTTCGCCCGATCCGGGGTGATCGTGACGCGCTGGCCGACGCCGCCGACGATCTCGGCGGCGTTGACGCCGTCGACGTCTTCGAGGTCGGGGATGACGGTGCTCTCGAGATCCTGCTGCGCGGTCTCGGAGTCGTCGAACCCGGTGACCGCGATCTGGATGACGGGGAAGTCGTCGATCGACACGCTGAGCACCTGCGGGCTCACATCGTCGGGCAGCTGCTGCGAGATGCGGTTGATCGCCTGCTGCATCTTCTGCTCGGCGGTCGCGAGGTTCGTGCCGTACGCGAACATCGCCTGGACGATCGAGGCGTTGGTCGTGCTCGTGGCGCTGCTCGACTCCAGGCCCGGCACGCCCTGGATGGCGTTCTCGACGGGCGTGGAGACGTCGTTCTCGACGACCTCGGGCGACGCGCCGGGGTAGGTGCTCATGACCACCAGCGCGGGCAGCTCGAGCGAGGGGATGAGCTCCTGCTTCAGATTGGTGAGCGCCAGTCCGCCGAAGACGGCGGACACGATGGTGATCAGCGCGATGAGCGCTCGGTTGCGCAGGCTGAGGATGGCGAGGTTCGACACGCGGTGCTCTTTCAGTCGCTCGTGGTCGTGGGGTCGGTGCCGAGGATGCCCGCGAGGGCCTTCTCGATCAGGGAGGCGTTCAGCGTCTCGTCGTGGATGCGGGCGTGCCAGAGCACGCCGTCGATGAAGACGGCCGCCGCGGTCGCCCGCTCGTCACCGTACGCGGGAACGAGGAAGGCAGTCATCCGCTCCGACCAGCGCCGCGCGATGGCGCGCAGCTGAGGGTCGTCGACGGCGGCGGTGACGACGGCTCGATCGGCTTCGAGTGCGCGCGCGTCGGCGAGTCCCTGCACGATGAGCTCTGCGAGCACCCGCGGCGTCGCGCCGCGCTGCTCGAGCGCCGAGCGGATGCCGTCGACGCGAGCGTCGAGCGGATGCCGTCGACGCGAGCGTCGACCTCGGTGACCAGATGGTGCAGCGCCTGCGAGCGCAGCTCGTCGAGCGTCGTGAAGTACTGTGTGGTGGCGCCGAGCGGCACGCCCGCGCGGGCGGCGATGAGACGGTGCGTCACCGCGCTCACCCCGATCTCGAGGATCAGCTCGGCGGTGGCGTCGAGGATCGCGATCCGGCGCGCCTCAGGGTCACGGCGTCGTCGTGACGGCTCGCTCATGACCCCTCCCGGGCATCGCAGATGTACGTCTGTACATTATGCGCGCGGCAACCTGTGGCTCGACTGGCAGCCTCAGGCCAGCGCACTCCCCGCGCCGAGTCCGAAGAGCGCCGCCGCGAGCGAGAGCACGAGCATGCCGATGACGTCGACGACGGCCGCGAGCCGCTCCCCGGCGCGCCACAGCGAGATCGCGTCGATCATCGCCGTGCTGAAGGTGGTGTACCCGCCGAGGAAGCCCGCGCCGATCACGAACGCGGCGCCCGGAAGCATCCCGACCACCAGTCCCAGCAGCAGCGAGCCCGTGATGTTGATCACCAGCACACCCCACGGGAAGCGCGAGCGGGTCACGTGGGCGATGCCGATGTCGATCAGATACCGCACGGCCGCGCCCAGCCCGCCGCAGGCGGCGGCGAGCGCGAACACGAGCGGACTCACGACGCGCTCCGACGGCCGAACGCCCCGCCGATCCGCAGCCCGAGCAACGCGGCGAGCAGGCCGCCCACGATGCTCGCGGCGATGTATCCCCCGGCGAGCGCGGATGAGGTCGCCCACAGCTCGACGCTGTCGAGCGCGAACGCGCTGTACGTGGTGAAGCCGCCGAGCATCCCGGTGCCGAGGAACACGCGCGCGTCCGATGCGGGGATGCGGGCGGTGAGGACGCCGAGCATCAGCGCCCCGACGAGATTCGCCGCCAGTACAGCGCCCGGGGCGTCGAGGATCAGCATGCTGATCCCGAGCCGTGCCGCGGTGCCGACCGCGCCGCCCGCCGCGGCGAGCGCTGCCCGCCGGGTCACGGTGCGCACGGGGGTCGGGGTGGTCACTGCGCCACTCTAGCGGCGCGCTCTCGCAGCGGTGGTCGGCCCGGAGTTGCATAGACTCGAGGCGGCGGTGCGGCTCCGCTCCCGATGCCGCCGGACCGCCGGGAGGACGACGCTCGAGTGCTCACGCGAAGGATCTTCGGCTGGTCGCGTCTGGCGACCGCCGCCGTGTGCATCGCGGCGCTCGTGCATCGGATGCTGTGGGGCATGGGTTCTCAGACCCTGGCCGGGTCGAACTTCTTCGCTTACCTGACGATCCAGTCGAACACGGCGTTCGCCGTTCTGGCGGTCGTCGCCGGGGTGATCGCCCTGCGGCGCGCGGAGGATCCGGCGTGGCTGACCACCGCTCGCGCTCTCGTGCTCAGCTGGACGATCACAGCCGGTCTCGCGTTCGCTCTCATCGTGTGGCAGGCCGGCGAGCACGGCATCCCGATCACGGTGCCCTGGTCGGATGTCGTGTTGCACTTCGTGCTGCCGGCGTGGTCGGTCGTCGCCTGGGTGTTCGGCCCCGGCCGTCGTGCCGCGTCGTGGCGCGTGG
The window above is part of the Microbacterium sp. nov. GSS16 genome. Proteins encoded here:
- a CDS encoding TetR/AcrR family transcriptional regulator → MSEPSRRRRDPEARRIAILDATAELILEIGVSAVTHRLIAARAGVPLGATTQYFTTLDELRSQALHHLVTEVDARVDGIRSTLASTASARRSSSAARRRGCSQSSSCRDSPTRAHSKPIEPSSPPPSTTLSCAPSRGAGRSG
- a CDS encoding fluoride efflux transporter FluC, encoding MTTPTPVRTVTRRAALAAAGGAVGTAARLGISMLILDAPGAVLAANLVGALMLGVLTARIPASDARVFLGTGMLGGFTTYSAFALDSVELWATSSALAGGYIAASIVGGLLAALLGLRIGGAFGRRSAS
- a CDS encoding Pr6Pr family membrane protein; translation: MLTRRIFGWSRLATAAVCIAALVHRMLWGMGSQTLAGSNFFAYLTIQSNTAFAVLAVVAGVIALRRAEDPAWLTTARALVLSWTITAGLAFALIVWQAGEHGIPITVPWSDVVLHFVLPAWSVVAWVFGPGRRAASWRVVPFVLLYPVLWGVFTIWRGSAIGWYPYYFLDLRQVSGLTEMALSCALALAIFAAVAVALVLLSRVRPTVPPWGEISPRPLPALRRTRVRRERRAPRRAR
- a CDS encoding fluoride efflux transporter FluC, encoding MSPLVFALAAACGGLGAAVRYLIDIGIAHVTRSRFPWGVLVINITGSLLLGLVVGMLPGAAFVIGAGFLGGYTTFSTAMIDAISLWRAGERLAAVVDVIGMLVLSLAAALFGLGAGSALA
- a CDS encoding aldose 1-epimerase family protein, encoding MLLDDVIGSPTGIQIHLRRGEVTAQIAQVGASLRHLTVGGVEIVPPYPADQPTPSCSGVVLAPWPNRIRDGVWQDGDTERTLAVSEPKFRNASHGLLRYTAYEIADHTDESVTLVAKVVPQTGYPYLVATSVTYALTDAGIDVTHTLTNHSPDPAPVALGTHPFFAIDGVDARDLVLALPAETYFETDDRMLPVGESPVSSATDLRYGRRLGEVQLDTGYANLHRDADGLVRTTLTAPDGRTVTLQQGAGFDYVQAFTTDKYPGQPLAVAIEPMTAPADAFNSGRGLRRLAEGESWTLQWGIRFA
- a CDS encoding efflux RND transporter permease subunit, with the protein product MSNLAILSLRNRALIALITIVSAVFGGLALTNLKQELIPSLELPALVVMSTYPGASPEVVENDVSTPVENAIQGVPGLESSSATSTTNASIVQAMFAYGTNLATAEQKMQQAINRISQQLPDDVSPQVLSVSIDDFPVIQIAVTGFDDSETAQQDLESTVIPDLEDVDGVNAAEIVGGVGQRVTITPDRAKLFAAGQTTQSISQALEQNGVLLPGGDITEGDETLTVQSGAKLTSAADVAALPLSGTELTIGEVAEVAQVSDPVTSISRVDGEDALSIAVTKLPAANTVEVSQGVLAALDELGDTFPDAEFTVIFDQAPYIQQSIETLATEGLLGLAFAVIVILVFLLSIRSTLVTAISIPTSVLITFIGLQAFGYSLNVLTLGALTIAIGRVVDDSIVVIENIKRHYVEGADKGAAIRLAVREVASAITASTITTVAVFLPIVFVGDMVGELFRPFAMTVTIAMVASLLVALTIVPVLAYWFLRPGKPLVGADGSRIDPEHPDAPPTPLQRMYRPILGWTLKHSVVTVVLAVLVLAGTLAAAPLMKINFLSDSGQNTMTVTQDIGQTASLEAKSEAAKKVEQALDGIDGITHVQASIGSSGSPLRDAFSGGAGITYSIQTSDDADQEQLRAEVQKKVDDLDGAGEITVAATGGGFGSSDIEVTVTAPNADDLQTGTDALMKELDGRDGIGQVTNNLSASLPYIAVIVDRKAAAARGLSEVAVGSIVSGTMRPQQIGSVEVDDSALTVYLVDPEPPTSVDALKQLSIPTATGPVPLEQLATVEQREGPTSISTEQGRRTATITVPPASDDLAVATASVTAALDAVDLPDGARAEVGGVAEQQAESFSQLGLAMLAAILIVYVVMVATFKSLRQPLLLLVSVPFAATGAILLQIVTGVPLGVASLIGVLMLIGIVVTNAIVLVDLVNQYRAKGLTTPEAVMAGGEKRLRPILMTALATIFALTPMALGITGHGGFISQPLAIVVIGGLVSSTVLTLIVLPTLYNLVEGAKERRHAKRAARRDGDDPGFGPGSDDPRGPVPGDSGAAAGPAPAAAATSSADPAIAAPAGAPATATATEARSEHPAAPATVMVPDENRPSDSMMAAAAAASAAAAAASAAAAAASVFATSVAAEHHPTRRELRSRGLPPANDV